In Electrophorus electricus isolate fEleEle1 chromosome 14, fEleEle1.pri, whole genome shotgun sequence, a single window of DNA contains:
- the armc7 gene encoding armadillo repeat-containing protein 7 → MDRFCTSDRFEYLQGLVTEFQDTDSEEAKEQILANLANFAYEPRNMEALRMLQVTELFLDMLTEDNENFVEFGIGGLCNLSMDQECRDQILQSGGIPLVTGCLSSHRDETVLSAITTLMNLTTAESCSQTTDNAVVQCMLRFSLTRNPRLSNLAAVFLQDYCSQEQVDRARELMQGHTQSVVGIPLPKD, encoded by the exons ATGGATCGGTTCTGTACATCAGACAGGTTTGAATATTTGCAGGGGCTGGTGACAGAGTTTCAGGACACTGACAGTGAAG AAGCTAAAGAGCAAATCTTGGCCAACCTTGCCAACTTTGCCTATGAGCCACGTAACATGGAAGCCTTACGGATGCTTCAGGTCACTGAACTCTTCCTGGACATGCTGACAGAGGACAATGAGAACTTTGTAGAGTTTGGAATTG GTGGACTGTGTAACCTCAGTATGGACCAGGAGTGTCGTGATCAAATTTTGCAGAGCGGAGGAATTCCTTTAGTGACAGGCTGCCTGTCGAGTCACAGAGACGAAACTGTTCTCTCTGCCATCACTACACTAATGAATCTTACCACAGCAGAATCATGCTCCCAAACAACAGATAATGCAGTGGTGCAATGCATGCTGCGTTTCTCACTTACACGGAACCCTCGACTCTCTAATCTGGCTGCTGTCTTCCTGCAGGACTACTGCTCCCAGGAACAGGTGGACAGAGCCAGGGAACTAATGCAAGGACATACCCAGTCAGTAGTTGGTATTCCACTCCCAAAAGACTAA